The Zalophus californianus isolate mZalCal1 chromosome X, mZalCal1.pri.v2, whole genome shotgun sequence genome window below encodes:
- the LOC113931109 gene encoding PIH1 domain-containing protein 2-like: MESSSKGLLTQVTQFWNLLDDLAETNPESYEKFIQQQLKEGKQRCATPEPQLCLQTRILKPKEKVLFINLCQWKRIPAPQSTTHPVPLSAGRPEDMSETSDVYTVIYVAYNPDVLQAAEKDQVKKDQLIQMTMKCIEEQFQFTVSYSYSITKFRIKGNIQRMKQNLMGMQADPTDLREKMRKELTPEQISRTVSNSDHFQLLLPKGEVSSKTRCLIEEISSTEIQVEMKEPAYELKIVADQNEKPLEIEIKVELPRINSVSLCDLSVSEDDLLIEVSEKYRLHQNLPESVDTEMTTARFIKEKTTLIVTMPLV, from the coding sequence ATGGAGTCTTCCTCAAAGGGTCTGCTCACCCAGGTTACTCAGTTCTGGAACCTCCTAGATGATCTGGCTGAAACTAATCCTGAGAGCTACGAGAAGTTCATTCAACAGCAGCTGAAAGAAGGGAAACAGCGCTGTGCCACCCCAGAACCACAGCTCTGTCTACAAACCAGGATCCtgaaaccaaaggaaaaagtACTTTTTATTAACCTGTGTCAGTGGAAAAGGATCCCAGCTCCCCAGTCAACCACTCATCCAGTACCTCTAAGTGCTGGCAGACCAGAAGATATGTCTGAGACATCAGATGTTTATACAGTCATCTATGTTGCCTACAATCCTGATGTTCTCCAGGCAGCAGAAAAGGACCAAGTGAAAAAAGATCAATTAATACAGATGACCATGAAATGCATTGAGGAACAATTCCAGTTCACTGTCTCATACTCTTACAGTATCACTAAATttagaataaaaggaaacattcaaaGGATGAAACAAAatctgatgggaatgcaagctgaccCCACagatttaagagagaaaatgagaaaggaactaACGCCTGAACAGATAAGTAGGACTGTGAGCAATTCAGATCACTTTCAGCTTTTATTGCCAAAAGGTGAAGTTTCAAGCAAAACAAGGTGTCTGATTGAGGAGATTTCCAGTACAGAGATCCAGGTAGAGATGAAGGAACCAGCCTATGAATTAAAAATTGTGGCTGACCAGAATGAGAAACCTctggaaattgaaataaaagttgAATTACCTCGTATTAATTCAGTATCTCTCTGTGATCTTAGTGTTTCTGAGGATGATTTATTGATTGAGGTCTCAGAGAAGTACAGATTACATCAGAATCTTCCAGAATCTGTGGATACTGAAATGACTACAGCCAGATTTATCAAAGAGAAAACTACCTTAATCGTCACAATGCCATTGGTATAA